ATTACAGTGTCAACATTATTTGCTTCCTAATTTTTCATCAATTTGTTGAACATGAAAATAAAGACTGAAACATGCAATAGCTGGCTTGGTGTGTGATTGTTTAACAGAAAATTAATTGAGTCATAATTATAACTTTATGTTGTGTGGTTTAGACTTGGTCCAAGTTCAAATAAAACGAAACTAAGAGCAAGTTATGGCCATGAATGGACCAAGGTTTGAGGAAAAAGATGAAAGAAGGAAAGATTGCACGTGAACTAGGCTGCATATCATGTCATTGTGATAAATAGTAGACAAGTAGTGCAGTGGGCAATGTCTGTTCAGGAATATGTTCGGTTGGGACAGTTCGGTCTCATATTACCACTGTGTCTTCTCCCACTTGTCGGCCTTCCTAACAAATCATTAATTCACAATTAGTAAAGAAGATTAATCAATGCTTCAAAACTTTCCTTTAATCTTGAGTTACACTTTTATTACTGTTAGTTTCTCCTGTGCATCTAACCCTTCTGATCTTCAATCAATATCAATAAGCTGAAACTTGTTTTGTATATCATTCATTCATCAGGGAATGGGATCTCTCAATGTTTAGAAAATCACAATAAGTAcagttttttacttttttactcTTTATTGATTCATAAGCTTTTCATGGGTTTATGATCAGTTTTCtcattctctttctctttttctcctCCTCTTTGATATTCTATGGCATGATACCTGTACAGGAAAACGTTCTGCataaacttgaatattttttcaGAGGATCTTTATCCTTCATCAAATTGATAAGAATCTTTATGTGGTTcttcagttgttgtttgtaaCTAAGCAAGGTGTATGACTTAAGTAGTTTTTTTGCCATATATAGTGCTTACGTGTTCGTTGTTGGATTTGATTGTTTCGTGGCATTTTAAGTTGGAGTCTGCTACGGGTTGGCTTTAGCATCACATCACATGATTATCGATCATTACAAATTTAGGAgcaatttttgtttctctcaTCATGAAATTTTCTTACTAACTTTAAATATTGTATGAATTGAACATTTCAAGTTTTTACATTTACAATTAGGTCGATTCCTCCATCCTAATTTCATACTAGTCTCTCATTTTTGTGTGTAAAAAGGTTTAACCTTCCTTAATTTAAGcttcattttatttaattgattttttgttaataaaaaaataattataggtTAAATTATGTGTTGATTAGCCACCGCATTGTAGTTATACTCATTAGTATTACagttaatttctttaaatattagataaaaTTAAGGTAGAGGAACTAGTTTGTAAGTgagaaaattttaataaatacaatttgCACAGTTAAAACCTAAAGTAGCAAAATCATACAATTGCGATACTTTAGATTGAAAgactaaaatataattaaataatagttctttaaaaaagaatatagttatttactatttttaaattaaataatatacatttggtgaagtaaaataatttaatgaagTATTAAGAATCAGGTTGTTGAATTCTTTTATAAACactttaaacaaataaaaaataataaaaccaaCTTCCccaaaaattaaagtaaatttataaacaaatcattttgtaaaaactctttTATATTaaggtataaaaaaattaatttatgtacaaGCTATTTCTTAATattagaaaattttatttaattttttcttgaaaaaactTACAAAAAAATTTCCACAAGCAAATCCTAAATAATGCTATTGTTCTACTTACTAGCTTATTACATTAAAAGGCCTACAGGAACTTTGGTTTTAACAGTTGAATtaagatttaatatttttccatttttaatcccataaaaaatattatgttttggAGTTTGTATTTAACATAATGACGCAATATAATCCATTTGCTAGGGCTTAAGAATTAATGTATAATAGGATAGAAAAacacataatttaaatatatatcagaaaaactaataattttatttataaaaacgaATATTTTCAAAGTTTGGAAACATATTtattagacaaaaaaaatagttaaaaaaattattttaatgaataatatataaataaatatgttccaAAGGAAGTATTCTTTAAAGTTTTACATTATACAATCATTAACACATAACACTAAATAATATATTCTATGATagactaaattaaataacatcTACCTTGAATGATACATATTTTAAGTAGATATAGGATTTGTATGACTAcatatgttttttaatatatgagGTAGTGTCTGTTATGGAGTTCGAAACTTGGTGGACTTTTCCCAGTTGAGGGTTAAGGAATAAGAGACCACTTTAGAACCTTGTTTTGTTCTCACAGACGACGTTAATGTTCTGACTTCAAATCTGTTTAGATGACATCACTAAGGTCAATCACCGCATGTAATCAAAGTATTGTTCGCTTTGGAGCTCAGAGTTTCGTCACAGTCTTATCCTTAAAAGATGTCTTAGAGAATTAAggaaaaaaagtgtatataaaTTCTTCTAAACGATGTGAGGTTTTATTAGACATACCGAAACAAATCCTAGTAGAGGTCTAATGAAACGGATTCCCACTACTTAAAATAGCTTCCAAAAAGTCTAAGATAAAatgttgaataaaaaatatcaaaagaaaaatacatttctTATATATCGTATCAACCTattatgaaaaaacaaaaataatcacATTACTAAGTAGATTATATTATCTTATCAAGAAAGTAAGATGAAATACACTAAAtgtattttattgtataatgattattttctttgttattaGCTTTTTGAAGACTCGTATATATACACTTATAAGCATGAAGAAATACGAGGATGCACTTACAAGCATGAAGAAATGTATAAGAATTGTTTATCTACCCGTCAATCTCTCTCTTATACTCAAGCTTTGCAAACTCCTCTATTatcatttctttaaatgttttagATAAGAAACCTTAACTCATTTCATTATTGTCAATACAAGACATTTTTGGTTGtaaccttttttttattctttaacgGGAGTATTTACAAATCCTGAAAAAAGCTTCTATGAAAGTAATACTTAGATTAATTGTTTcgagaaacaaataaaaaagaataaaattcgTCTTTGGTAGAACTTGGAGATTTCTAAGATTTCTAAAATTCGTCTTCGTTATATTAGAGGTATATCTTGTGCCATGAATCTCCATATCCAACATAATGAAACAAGTTTCATAAATTTGTACGGGTATTGCTAAGACTTCAAAGGGTACGAATCATGTGCAATATGTTGCAATTCCAAGGACTAGAGAAGATGACGGATTTTCCTTCCCAAATAATAGCTTAGCCattgataataaaaatgtaGGTTCAGGACATATTCTTGACGGTTTAAAGGGAAGTGGCTGTTCATGCAAACAACCCAACGATGGACACTTCAATATTTCAATATGGAGTTTGAAAATAGTCTCGTTGGAAGAACAACATCGTTACTTCAAGTCTTAAGTATGGCAGGAATATAGAACTCTGGTATAGTCAACTAGCGTAGCCATGAAACAACAATGCACACTATATGTGTAAAAAGCCAGACATAATAGGTGTGAAACAAAGGGTGCCAGATCCAAACATTTAAAccggaaaaaaaaattatttctaagcAAAAGGTTCCAGGACAGACTCACCATATTTGTTACCATAATTGTTTCCCTAAACCCTGACTACCAATTAGATTCCTAATGATTACTCATTTTGATGTATCCTAAATGCTTTAGGACTAGATTACAACAATGGAACTTTCCGAATTTCTGTACATAGCAACTAATCTGAATAATGGACAGGCACTGTACATAAGGTGAAAAGGTTTATCGTGATACATTTATGCTAATAAGAAAGAAGAATAATGATTCCCTCCTCACTCAAATATTAGTCTCACAAGTTACACACCCCTCATTTCTCTTTATTTCCCTCTTGGCACATTGTATCATCAATCATATGAATCACTTATCTTTCCCTCTTCCTATGTCTCTCCGGGTGTACACCCAAGACCAAGAGTGATCAAATGATCAAGAAAGAATTATTGACTGGGTGGATCGGGATTGTATTTCACTGATTCCTTCCAGATGAGCTCCTTGATGTGCTCTTCAGTGCATGTTGGCTGCTCAAAATCAAAGTTGAATTGCCCAGGACCAACTGGTTCATCATTGATGTCATGAAGTgatgaaagatatgggtgaCATAGTGCTTCATCAACTGGaggaaataaattaaatattacaaaaaatatgAACTTACATTCAATAATAAGCAAGTTAAAAATACATACTTGAAACATAATTCATGTGGCATACCTGTAATGCGTTTGTTGGGATCAAAGATAAGCATCTTCTCTAGTAAATCCAATGCCTCAGGAGACATATTTGGGAATCTAGCCGAGAAATTTTGCTTCCTACGAGGGGGAAGCTGTCGAATATATCTTTTAGCATTTCCATTTCGAAGAAATTCAAGATTGGCATCATCTGGTGAACCTAATAACTTTTAAGCAAAAGGAAAAGATAAGAAGAGTGTCATGTTACAACTAATTTACACATAACCACAAAATCAGCTTATGCAATCCTtccattttttaataataacaacattcaAGATGGAAGTATAAAACTTCCCGTTATTCCCTAGTGTAGAAAGGGCAGAAGGGTTGGATAGATACTATAGGAATTTATGTCACGCAGCAAAATACGTTAGTTTATAAATGAAACCAGGACGATGCTAAAGATATTTTGGCTTATGATAACATTAACAATGTTTACCTTCCAGCTATCAACAATATAAATTAGCAAGAGTAATGTTATTTCCAAATCATTTTTCATTATGATTTCCATAACAAAGACAGAGTCAAGATGAGAAGAGACAGAAGTGTGGAATAAGATGGCTAATTGCATAGagataaaagaagaagaaaaaaatgttgtaaaaGTGTTGAAAGAAAATGTAGGAATAGCACTATTCAATTAGTAATAGGTAGAATGGAGAAGTCAACAATGAAACCCAAAGGAAATTTGAACTGCCTGGTTTTGCACATCACTATGGTGAAGGGTACCATTTCTGGATAAATATAGATCTTTCTATTTCTATGCAATCAGAGTCTGAAAACCACACAGAATCCAATTCACAGAGTCAATTGATCTAGCTAATAATAAGCGGTGATGATAAGGATTAGAAAAGAAGGAGTACAAAATGAAAACCAACTGCAGCAGCTTGGTAGTATTAAGCATGTCTGGAAGGTCAAAGAAAACAGGGTTTGTAAGTGTAAACATGTTTCTTAAGAAGGATAAAATTTACAGAACAACCAAGAGACTAATGCCAGAGAGAGGTAATGCAGTACATCATTTAGAAAGCTTCTAAAACCTGTAATTTCAAACGGAAGCACCAAAGCCATACCTCCGTTATAAGCATTAGTTGATGAACATAATCTTTCCCAGGAAACAAGGGTTCCCTGGTCATAACTTCACCAAATATGCAACCAACAGACCAAACGTCAATAGCAGAGGTGTACTCCGAACAAGTAAGGAGCAATTCCGGGGCACGGTACCACCGGGTGACCACATACTCCGTCATGAAATCCGTTTCAGATGTTACCCTTGCCAAACCAAAGTCAGCAATTTTAAGGTCACAGTTCGCATTCAGAAGCAAATTACTGGGCTTAAGATCTCGGTGCAAGACATTAGCAGAATGCACATATTTCAGCCCCCGTAACAGCTGATATAAAAAATACTGCACAAATTTCACGAAACATTAGTACCATGCTTAATTTATTTAACCTTGACATAATCACTTCAAAATATCATAACAATACAATGAATGTGGATATGATATTTTTTGTACAGAAAATATGAATGCAAAAGTGAAAAAGCAAAGGTTTGGACACGTATATTAAATGGCCCGTTTATGGCCCGTCGTGTCGGACAAACGTAACCAACATTCGTAAAACACATATCTATTAAATGTTTAattcaaaaactatttattggatttttgacaattttattctaaaaattcaaactttaagaataaataacaaatatttttgaaacCAAGCATGGCAAACATTTTTACTACAAAAAGAAACAAAGGGAAATATAGTTCtccttataatatatatatatatatatatatatatatatatttcgtGTCTTATGGTTATCGTATCTGTATCTCTTATTGTATCTGTATCTCTGTATCTATATCTGTATCCATATCCGTCGTATTTTTGAAACCAAGCATGGCAAACATTTTTACTACAAAAAGAAACAAAGGGAAATATAGTTCtccttataaaatatatatatatatatatatatatatatatttcgtGTCTTATGGTTATCGTATCTGTATCTCTTATTGTATCTGTATCTCTGTATCTATATCTGTATCCATATCCGTCGTGTCTATAATAGGATTAGAAAGAAACCTGACAGTGGTCATCGTTAAGAGGTTGGTCAGAACGAATAATGTGGTGAAGGTCAGTGTCCATCAATTCATAAACAATGTAAACATCATTAAAGGCATCCTTTCTGGGAGGTCGTATGATATCCCTAATAGCAATTATCTGGGAAAGAAGGCTGATTACTAAACAGAGAAAcagaaatagaaaaagaaaaaggaagagattagtctgaaaaaaatacattttcatgGTCCATGTGGCGAAGGAGCTTAATCTCCCTCAAAGTCCGTTTAGCGTCAATGATGTTGTCAAAGGCGTTCCCAATCTTTTTGATGGCAACTTCCTCGTGCGTATCGCAATTAACAGCAGCActgaaaacaaagaaaataataacGGAGTGAGGTGAGGGTGTTAAgcagtagaagaagaagaagagaaaagggTTTGTTGGGCGTATATACCAAACGACGCCGTATGCGCCCCTTCCGACAGGGCGAATCGGAGGGACATACTTGGAGGGTAGCTCGAACAAGTTTCCATAAACGTTGTATTGCACGTATCGACCTCCGTGAATCATTACCCTCTTAATCCCTTCTTCCTCTTTGCCTTTCCCACTCATCTTCAAATTAACATTCAACCACGCACTGCAAATCccaaatctctctctctctctctctctctgcttaTTGCTTCTGAAAATTCCTCATGTGAACTCtcatttatttccaaattcaaaaCCACTTCTCCATTTCGCATTAATTAATCCTTGCCCTTTCTCCAATTCAATTTCTCCAACTCACCTATACTATCAAATATCAACTGtactttaaatgaaaaaaataatttagtttccGTGTTTAATGGATGGTTATGCTTCAAATCACGCTACCTAATTTTTGTCTTTATCCAAATGAGTTATTTCGTCTCACCTGATGACTAActaatgatttttattataattcaaaAGATTTGCTGCTGCAAGACAAAGTCTTCActtgtaatttaattttaaattgactAAATTTCAAATGTTTTAATCAGATTAAGTCTAGGGTTTTGTAAGGATTAATTCCTTGGCAACTGGTATCTAATTTTTCAACCATTGAAACTCGCCAAATCAGTATTGTATATGAAGTACTTACTCATAAACAAAGCAATTGAACGAATCTAGTTTTGACACAAAAAATTGTGGAGTAGTCTTCGAGCTCTGTCCGTGTTTCCATGGTGACCAAGTCACTCTGCACATAATCGAAGTTAGAAGAATGAACTAAAATTGCAAGTTGTGTTGGTTAAGTAGAAAAATTGCAGGTAATTTGATAAACTCACAGTTCAAGGTCCGAAAATGGTAACAGTAAATTCAGCCAATAAAATGATTTGTAGTATCATG
The sequence above is a segment of the Phaseolus vulgaris cultivar G19833 chromosome 2, P. vulgaris v2.0, whole genome shotgun sequence genome. Coding sequences within it:
- the LOC137811444 gene encoding mitogen-activated protein kinase homolog MMK2-like isoform X2, whose product is MSGKGKEEEGIKRVMIHGGRYVQYNVYGNLFELPSKYVPPIRPVGRGAYGVVCAAVNCDTHEEVAIKKIGNAFDNIIDAKRTLREIKLLRHMDHENYFLYQLLRGLKYVHSANVLHRDLKPSNLLLNANCDLKIADFGLARVTSETDFMTEYVVTRWYRAPELLLTCSEYTSAIDVWSVGCIFGEVMTREPLFPGKDYVHQLMLITELLGSPDDANLEFLRNGNAKRYIRQLPPRRKQNFSARFPNMSPEALDLLEKMLIFDPNKRITVDEALCHPYLSSLHDINDEPVGPGQFNFDFEQPTCTEEHIKELIWKESVKYNPDPPSQ
- the LOC137811444 gene encoding mitogen-activated protein kinase homolog MMK2-like isoform X1; amino-acid sequence: MSGKGKEEEGIKRVMIHGGRYVQYNVYGNLFELPSKYVPPIRPVGRGAYGVVCAAVNCDTHEEVAIKKIGNAFDNIIDAKRTLREIKLLRHMDHENIIAIRDIIRPPRKDAFNDVYIVYELMDTDLHHIIRSDQPLNDDHCQYFLYQLLRGLKYVHSANVLHRDLKPSNLLLNANCDLKIADFGLARVTSETDFMTEYVVTRWYRAPELLLTCSEYTSAIDVWSVGCIFGEVMTREPLFPGKDYVHQLMLITELLGSPDDANLEFLRNGNAKRYIRQLPPRRKQNFSARFPNMSPEALDLLEKMLIFDPNKRITVDEALCHPYLSSLHDINDEPVGPGQFNFDFEQPTCTEEHIKELIWKESVKYNPDPPSQ